A stretch of Oreochromis aureus strain Israel breed Guangdong linkage group 11, ZZ_aureus, whole genome shotgun sequence DNA encodes these proteins:
- the kif13a gene encoding kinesin-like protein KIF13A isoform X4 encodes MSDTKVKVAVRVRPMNRREIELNTKCVVDMEDNQTVLHPPPSNAKGENRKQPKVFAFDHCFWSMDESNVPKYAGQEVVFKCLGEGILENAFQGYNACIFAYGQTGSGKSFSMMGNGEQPGLIPRLCCSLFERVHRETNEGHSFKVEVSYMEIYNEKVRDLLDPKGSRQSLKVREHKVFGPYVDGLSQLAVTSFEDIEVLMSEGNKSRTVAATNMNEESSRSHAVFSIIVTQTLYDLQSGNSGEKVSKMSLVDLAGSERVSKTGAAGERLKEGSNINKSLTTLGCVISALADQSAGKGKAKFVPYRDSVLTWLLKDNLGGNSKTAMIATVSPAADNYEETLSTLRYADRAKRIVNHAVVNEDPNARIIRELREEVEKLKVQLSQAESMKAPELKEKLQESEKLIQEMTVTWEEKLRKTEEIATERQKQLESMGISLETSGIKVGEDKCFLVNLNADPALNELLVYYLKEHTRVGADTSQDIQLFGIGIQPEHCVLELCPDGDVTLMPIGNARTCVNGTMIDSLVHLWHGDRILWGNNHFFRINLPKRKRRDRLKELERASPRESFVEADIETASEASSEQDYTYEFAQMEVIMKTLGNNDPMQNVVQVLEKQYLEEKRTALEEQRMMYERELESLRQQLSPEKTSQHHRSSSDRLTFSTHAPHSKLRLWTEERDELFRQSLSRLREQVVKANTLVREANFLAEEMNKLTDYQVTLQIPAANLSANRKRGAIVSEPAIQVRRKGKGTQVWTIEKLENKLVDMRDHYRDWKEGTEETYNKASSKHCDPFYEAQENHNLIGVANIFLECLFHDVKLQYAVPIISQQGEVAGRLHVELMRVSGAVPERLCSGDDSSENSSENSCYEVMDTNGEIVHMAKRLTCRVRIRDATGLPLNLSNFVFCQYTFWEHGEPTVAPPMVSPDRPSPRSPDAQFTVQFDHCKDYVVHVTDEFLEFISDGALAIEVWGHRCAGNGRSLWELDALEAKTQTLRDRWSEVSRRIELWIAIQELNEQGEYASVELQPGKDISTGGVFQLRQGHSRRLQVSVKPVQNSGTLPLLVEAVLSVSIGCVSARSTKLQRPLDSYQEEDLNCVRERWSDALIKRREYLDEQIKKIINKQEKSEEDIEREARLVEQWVGLTEERNAVLVPAPGSGIPGAPADWTPPAGMEAHIPVLFLDLNADNLTVNEQLTGPHAAGVNSILPKEHGSQFFYLPIIRHSDEEVSAVCSWDSSIHDSVHLNRVTSPNERIYLIIKATVQLSHPASMELVLRKRIAVNIYNKQSFTQSLKRRMSLKNMLYSCGVTYEIVSNIPKASEEPEERETLALMAARGDSEETQDGETYIEKYTRGVLEVENILSLERLRQAVTVKEALAAKGRHLRRSISTPNVQQSLCSKTDLTGCEDEDCKDHCDRVDSTNCNPQDGSLCTTPVKKESSGLVPESSTFFIASPFKVLSPQPPKFLKSLLPVKEENKAKKVLEARPLLGHESMRSCVDSPALLPPPCPWRRPRAGSEGHCKPSTSTSTPTSTPTSRQLSHTLPHTAQDSEDEETDVRMALSLNRGSQDQSTFQPYIPEDFANFEIYNATLESQEGFRSDLKGSRCGGGSSEREVPRSPTTSSCTSGYFSHSASNATLSDMPFSASESSDHISCTSRDSHDPLGCPVGRGGTRTKSVSAGSDAQPRPLSADGVQDLLIHSASSPISIPNCTDKPQSFPSPNNCVLSTSQEFTDFKGADDSVGVADLEHFTEGWEEEGLEVCTNKQKKTDNVETRDTDNQLTSDVSGILKTSLPEKTICKFPNYENAVSVAVSRPNTTVFCTSVRAPVSTSAPCPAQINPAASVPPPQSPSPLTPLPTATSSAPTLRAGGEPPIQEPAQGDLPHGSPCPSPNPSSAEPSGDSSGDESTPVAQLPDWMAPGEQVWVGKRRGTVHYVGGVEFAKGIWIGVKLDMAVGKHNGTVQGRVYFRCPPGHGVFVKPSRLTRGPPSMDAEPQTLIR; translated from the exons GAGCCGACAGTCCCTGAAAGTTCGGGAACACAAAGTCTTTGGTCCGTATGTGGACGGTCTGTCTCAGCTGGCTGTGACCAGCTTTGAG gacATTGAGGTGTTGATGTCAGAGGGGAACAAATCTCGCACAGTTGCAGCCACCAACATGAATGAGGAGAGCAGCCGATCACACGCCGTCTTCAGTATCATTGTCACGCAAACGCTCTATGATCTACAGTCTGGA AATTCAGGGGAGAAAGTGAGCAAAATGAGTCTGGTTGACCTGGCAGGAAGTGAACGTGTGTCGAAGACCGGAGCTGCTGGGGAGAGACTCAAAGAAGGAAGCAATATAAACAA GTCTCTCACCACATTAGGATGTGTGATTTCTGCTTTGGCTGATCAGTCTGCAGGCAAAGGGAAGGCCAAGTTTGTGCCTTACAGAGACTCAGTGCTCACCTGGCTACTGAAG gaCAACCTTGGCGGAAACAGCAAGACCGCCATGATAGCCACGGTGAGTCCAGCTGCTGATAATTATGAGGAGACTTTGTCAACTTTACGTTACGCCGACAGGGCCAAGAGAATCGTCAACCATGCCGTTGTGAATGAAGACCCCAACGCTCGGATCATCAGAGAGCTCAGGGAAGAGGTGGAGAAGCTGAAAGTTCAGCTCTCTCAGGCCGAG TCCATGAAGGCTCCTGAGCTGAAGGAGAAACTGCAGGAGTCTGAGAAACTCATCCAGGAGATGACAGTCACCTGGGAGGAGAAGCTAAGAAAGACAGAGGAGATTGCCACT GAGCGTCAGAAGCAGTTGGAAAGCATGGGCATCTCCTTGGAAACGTCTGGGATTAAAGTGGGTGAAGACAAGTGTTTCCTGGTCAATCTGAATGCTGATCCTGCCCTAAATGAGCTGCTGGTCTACTACCTGAAG GAGCACACGCGTGTGGGTGCAGACACGTCTCAGGACATCCAGCTCTTTGGGATCGGGATACAGCCAGAGCACTGCGTCCTGGAGCTGTGCCCAGATGGTGATGTCACCCTGATGCCAATAGGGAATGCCAG gacctgtGTGAATGGAACTATGATCGACTCATTAGTACACTTGTGGCATGGAGACCGTATCTTATGGGGAAATAATCACTTCTTCAG GATCAATCTGCCTAAACGAAAGCGGCGGGACCGTTTGAAGGAGCTGGAGAGAGCATCTCCCAGAGAGAGCTTTGTCGAGGCAGACATTGAGACAGCTAGCGAGGCCTCTTCTGAGCAAGACTACACTTATGAGTTTGCCCAGATGGAGGTCATAATGAAGACTCTTGGAAACAATG ACCCCATGCAGAATGTGGTGCAGGTGTTGGAGAAGCAGTATCTGGAGGAGAAGCGGACCGCCCTGGAAGAGCAAAGGATGATGTACGAAAGAGAGCTGGAGTCGCTGCGGCAACAGCTGTCTCCAGAGAAAACCTCACAGCATCACCGCAGCAGCAGCGACCGCCTCACGTTCTCAACGCACGCGCCGCACAGCAAGCTGCGACTGTGGACGGAGGAGCG GGATGAGCTTTTTCGCCAGAGCCTTTCCCGACTCAGAGAGCAGGTCGTCAAAGCCAACACTTTGGTGCGAGAAGCCAACTTTTTGGCAGAGGAGATGAACAAACTCACCGATTATCAGGTCACCCTTCAGATTCCTGCAGCCAACCTCAGCGCCAACCGTAAG CGTGGCGCTATCGTGAGCGAGCCAGCCATTCAGGTGCGGAGGAAAGGGAAGGGGACCCAGGTTTGGACCATTGAAAAGCTGGAGAACAAACTTGTAGACATGAGAGACCACTACAGAGACTGGAAAGAGGGCACAGAGGAAACG TATAACAAAGCAAGCAGTAAGCACTGTGATCCGTTCTACGAGGCGCAAGAGAACCACAACCTGATCGGAGTGGCCAACATTTTTCTCGAGTGCCTTTTCCATGATGTCAAGCTGCAGTACGCTGTCCCCATCATCAGCCAGCAGGGAGAG GTAGCAGGCAGGCTGCACGTTGAGCTGATGCGAGTGAGTGGAGCTGTACCAGAGCGCCTGTGTAGCGGGGACGACTCTTCGGAGAACTCCAGTGAAAATAGTTGCTACGAGGTCATGGACACCAACGGCGAGATCGTCCACATGGCCAAAAGGCTCACCTGCAGG GTGCGGATCAGGGATGCCACAGGACTGCCGCTCAACCTGTCCAACTTTGTCTTCTGTCAGTACACCTTCTGGGAGCATGGTGAGCCCACTGTGGCTCCTCCCATGGTCAGCCCAGACAGACCTTCCCCTCGAAGCCCAGATGCTCAGTTCACGGTCCAGTTTGATCACTGCAAG GACTACGTTGTGCATGTGACAGATGAGTTTTTAGAGTTTATATCAGATGGAGCGCTGGCCATAGAAGTGTGGGGTCACCGCTGTGCTGGGAATGGACGTTCTCTCTGGGAGTTGGATGCACTGGAAGCCAAGACCCAGACACTCCGGGACAG GTGGAGCGAAGTGTCTCGCCGGATCGAGCTGTGGATCGCCATCCAAGAGCTTAATGAGCAGGGAGAGTATGCATCTGTGGAGCTGCAACCTGGGAAAGACATCAGCACAGGAGGAGTCTTCCAACTCCGACAG GGTCACTCCAGGAGACTGCAGGTGTCCGTGAAACCGGTCCAGAACTCAGGCACTCTGCCCTTGCTGGTGGAGGCTGTGCTGTCTGTCTCTATTGGGTGTGTGTCAGCTCGCTCCACCAAACTACAGAGACCGCTGGACAGCTACCAG GAAGAGGATCTCAACTGTGTTAGAGAGCGCTGGTCAGACGCACTAATCAAACGTCGGGAGTATCTTGACGAACAAATCAAGAAAATCATCAACAAACAGG AGAAGTCAGAGGAGGACATTGAGCGTGAAGCTCGGCTGGTGGAGCAGTGGGTCGGGCTGACTGAAGAGAGAAATGCAGTGCTGGTACCTGCACCTGGTAGTGGCATCCCGGGAGCTCCTGCAGACTG GACTCCACCTGCAGGAATGGAAGCTCACATTCCCGTACTCTTCCTGGATTTAAATG CGGATAATCTGACAGTAAACGAGCAGCTGACCGGCCCACATGCTGCAGGCGTTAACTCTATACTGCCCAAAGAGCACGGCAGCCAGTTCTTCTATCTACCTATCATTAGGCACAGTGATGAGGAG GTGTCAGCAGTGTGCTCCTGGGATTCATCCATTCATGATTCTGTTCACCTCAACCGGGTCACGTCGCCAAATGAACGCATCTACCTGATCATTAAAGCCACGGTGCAGCTCAGCCACCCTGCCTCCATGGAGCTGGTGCTCCGCAAGAGGATTGCTGTCAACATCTACAACAAACAG AGTTTCACTCAGAGCCTCAAGAGAAGAATGTCGCTAAAGAACATGCTTTACTCCTGCGGTGTGACTTATGAGATAGTTTCCAACATACCAAAG gcTTCGGAGGAGCCAGAGGAGAGGGAAACCTTGGCTCTCATGGCTGCTCGTGGGGACAGCGAGGAGACTCAGGATGGGGAAACTTACATAGAAAAATACACCCGGGGAGTTCTGGAGGTGGAGAACATCCTTAGCCTGGAGAGGCTACGACAG GCTGTGACAGTGAAGGAAGCACTCGCTGCTAAGGGGAGACACTTAAGGAGGAGTATCAGCACACCAAATGTACAGCAA TCTTTATGTAGTAAAACAGACCTGACTGGTTGTGAGGATGAAGACTGTAAG GATCACTGCGACCGTGTGGACAGCACCAACTGTAATCCACAGGACGGCTCCCTTTGTACCACACCCGTTAAAAAGGAGAGCTCAG GGTTGGTTCCAGAGAGTTCGACCTTTTTTATTGCCAGCCCCTTTAAAGTCCTCTCCCCACAACCTCCGAAATTCCTCAAGTCTCTTCTTCCTGTCAAAGAGGAAAACAAGGCCAAGAAAGTTCTTGAGGCCCGACCGCTGCTGGGACACGAG AGCATGCGCTCATGTGTGGACAGCCCTGCACTGCTCCCCCCTCCCTGTCCCTGGCGCCGACCCAGGGCAGGCAGCGAGGGCCACTGCAAGccttccacctccacctccacccccaCCTCCACTCCCACCAGCAGACAGCTCAGCCACACACTGCCACACACTGCT CAGGACTCTGAAGACGAGGAGACGGATGTGCGCATGGCTCTAAGTCTAAATCGTGGCTCTCAGGACCAAAGCACCTTCCAGCCTTACATCCCAGAGGACTTTGCAAACTTTGAGATCTACAACGCCACTCTGGAGAGCCAGGAGGGGTTTCGCTCTGACTTGAAGGGGAGCCGGTGTGGAGGTGGGAGCAGCGAGAGAGAGGTGCCGCGAAGCCCCACGACCAGCAGTTGCACTAGTGGTTACTTTTCACACAGTGCCTCCAATGCCACGCTGTCTGACATGCCTTTCAGTGCCAGTGAGAGCTCTGACCATATCAGCTGCACCTCCAGAGATTCCCATGACCCTCTTGGCTGCCCTGTTGGAAGAGGCGGCACCCGAACCAAAAGTGTTTCTGCAGGGAGTGACGCTCAGCCACGACCTCTTTCGGCAGATGGGGTTCAGGACCTGCTCATCCATTCAGCCTCCTCACCTATCAGTATTCCTAATTGCACTGATAAGCCACAGTCATTCCCTTCGCCAAACAACTGTGTACTCAGTACCAGCCAGGAGTTTACTGACTTTAAAGGGGCTGATGACAGCGTTGGCGTAGCTGATTTGGAACATTTTACAGAGGgatgggaggaggaggggttggAGGTTTGtacaaacaagcagaagaaaacagacaatGTAGAAACACGTGACACTGACAATCAGCTCACCTCTGATGTCTCTGGTATTCTTAAGACGTCTCTTCCCGAAAAGACAATATGCAAATTTCCTAATTATGAAAACGCCGTTAGTGTAGCTGTGTCCCGCCCTAACACAACAGTGTTTTGCACTTCAGTCAGAGCCCCAGTCTCCACCTCAGCTCCATGTCCGGCCCAAATAAATCCTGCTGCATCGGTCCCACCTCCACAATCACCATCTCCACTCACACCGTTACCTACAGCCACATCTTCAGCTCCAACTCTGCGAGCAGGAGGAGAACCTCCCATTCAGGAGCCAGCCCAAGGGGATCTGCCCCATGGAAGTCCCTGTCCCAGTCCAAATCCCAGCAGCGCCGAGCCCTCTGGAGACTCCAGTGGGGATGAGAGCACTCCTGTGGCTCAGCTTCCTGACTGGATGGCACCTGGTGAACAGGTGTGGGTGGGGAAGAGGAGAGGAACGGTCCACTATGTGGGAGGGGTGGAGTTTGCCAAGGGGATCTGGATTGGTGTGAAGCTGGACATGGCAGTGG GTAAGCACAATGGGACAGTCCAGGGCAGGGTGTACTTCCGCTGCCCCCCAGGCCACGGCGTGTTTGTGAAGCCATCTCGTCTCACCAGAGGACCACCCTCCATGGACGCAGAACCACAGACTCTGATCAGATAG
- the kif13a gene encoding kinesin-like protein KIF13A isoform X2, translating into MSDTKVKVAVRVRPMNRREIELNTKCVVDMEDNQTVLHPPPSNAKGENRKQPKVFAFDHCFWSMDESNVPKYAGQEVVFKCLGEGILENAFQGYNACIFAYGQTGSGKSFSMMGNGEQPGLIPRLCCSLFERVHRETNEGHSFKVEVSYMEIYNEKVRDLLDPKGSRQSLKVREHKVFGPYVDGLSQLAVTSFEDIEVLMSEGNKSRTVAATNMNEESSRSHAVFSIIVTQTLYDLQSGNSGEKVSKMSLVDLAGSERVSKTGAAGERLKEGSNINKSLTTLGCVISALADQSAGKGKAKFVPYRDSVLTWLLKDNLGGNSKTAMIATVSPAADNYEETLSTLRYADRAKRIVNHAVVNEDPNARIIRELREEVEKLKVQLSQAESMKAPELKEKLQESEKLIQEMTVTWEEKLRKTEEIATERQKQLESMGISLETSGIKVGEDKCFLVNLNADPALNELLVYYLKEHTRVGADTSQDIQLFGIGIQPEHCVLELCPDGDVTLMPIGNARTCVNGTMIDSLVHLWHGDRILWGNNHFFRINLPKRKRRDRLKELERASPRESFVEADIETASEASSEQDYTYEFAQMEVIMKTLGNNDPMQNVVQVLEKQYLEEKRTALEEQRMMYERELESLRQQLSPEKTSQHHRSSSDRLTFSTHAPHSKLRLWTEERDELFRQSLSRLREQVVKANTLVREANFLAEEMNKLTDYQVTLQIPAANLSANRKRGAIVSEPAIQVRRKGKGTQVWTIEKLENKLVDMRDHYRDWKEGTEETYNKASSKHCDPFYEAQENHNLIGVANIFLECLFHDVKLQYAVPIISQQGEVAGRLHVELMRVSGAVPERLCSGDDSSENSSENSCYEVMDTNGEIVHMAKRLTCRVRIRDATGLPLNLSNFVFCQYTFWEHGEPTVAPPMVSPDRPSPRSPDAQFTVQFDHCKDYVVHVTDEFLEFISDGALAIEVWGHRCAGNGRSLWELDALEAKTQTLRDRWSEVSRRIELWIAIQELNEQGEYASVELQPGKDISTGGVFQLRQGHSRRLQVSVKPVQNSGTLPLLVEAVLSVSIGCVSARSTKLQRPLDSYQREMEDDMDSYQEEDLNCVRERWSDALIKRREYLDEQIKKIINKQEKSEEDIEREARLVEQWVGLTEERNAVLVPAPGSGIPGAPADWTPPAGMEAHIPVLFLDLNADNLTVNEQLTGPHAAGVNSILPKEHGSQFFYLPIIRHSDEEVSAVCSWDSSIHDSVHLNRVTSPNERIYLIIKATVQLSHPASMELVLRKRIAVNIYNKQSFTQSLKRRMSLKNMLYSCGVTYEIVSNIPKASEEPEERETLALMAARGDSEETQDGETYIEKYTRGVLEVENILSLERLRQAVTVKEALAAKGRHLRRSISTPNVQQSLCSKTDLTGCEDEDCKDHCDRVDSTNCNPQDGSLCTTPVKKESSGLVPESSTFFIASPFKVLSPQPPKFLKSLLPVKEENKAKKVLEARPLLGHESMRSCVDSPALLPPPCPWRRPRAGSEGHCKPSTSTSTPTSTPTSRQLSHTLPHTADSEDEETDVRMALSLNRGSQDQSTFQPYIPEDFANFEIYNATLESQEGFRSDLKGSRCGGGSSEREVPRSPTTSSCTSGYFSHSASNATLSDMPFSASESSDHISCTSRDSHDPLGCPVGRGGTRTKSVSAGSDAQPRPLSADGVQDLLIHSASSPISIPNCTDKPQSFPSPNNCVLSTSQEFTDFKGADDSVGVADLEHFTEGWEEEGLEVCTNKQKKTDNVETRDTDNQLTSDVSGILKTSLPEKTICKFPNYENAVSVAVSRPNTTVFCTSVRAPVSTSAPCPAQINPAASVPPPQSPSPLTPLPTATSSAPTLRAGGEPPIQEPAQGDLPHGSPCPSPNPSSAEPSGDSSGDESTPVAQLPDWMAPGEQVWVGKRRGTVHYVGGVEFAKGIWIGVKLDMAVGKHNGTVQGRVYFRCPPGHGVFVKPSRLTRGPPSMDAEPQTLIR; encoded by the exons GAGCCGACAGTCCCTGAAAGTTCGGGAACACAAAGTCTTTGGTCCGTATGTGGACGGTCTGTCTCAGCTGGCTGTGACCAGCTTTGAG gacATTGAGGTGTTGATGTCAGAGGGGAACAAATCTCGCACAGTTGCAGCCACCAACATGAATGAGGAGAGCAGCCGATCACACGCCGTCTTCAGTATCATTGTCACGCAAACGCTCTATGATCTACAGTCTGGA AATTCAGGGGAGAAAGTGAGCAAAATGAGTCTGGTTGACCTGGCAGGAAGTGAACGTGTGTCGAAGACCGGAGCTGCTGGGGAGAGACTCAAAGAAGGAAGCAATATAAACAA GTCTCTCACCACATTAGGATGTGTGATTTCTGCTTTGGCTGATCAGTCTGCAGGCAAAGGGAAGGCCAAGTTTGTGCCTTACAGAGACTCAGTGCTCACCTGGCTACTGAAG gaCAACCTTGGCGGAAACAGCAAGACCGCCATGATAGCCACGGTGAGTCCAGCTGCTGATAATTATGAGGAGACTTTGTCAACTTTACGTTACGCCGACAGGGCCAAGAGAATCGTCAACCATGCCGTTGTGAATGAAGACCCCAACGCTCGGATCATCAGAGAGCTCAGGGAAGAGGTGGAGAAGCTGAAAGTTCAGCTCTCTCAGGCCGAG TCCATGAAGGCTCCTGAGCTGAAGGAGAAACTGCAGGAGTCTGAGAAACTCATCCAGGAGATGACAGTCACCTGGGAGGAGAAGCTAAGAAAGACAGAGGAGATTGCCACT GAGCGTCAGAAGCAGTTGGAAAGCATGGGCATCTCCTTGGAAACGTCTGGGATTAAAGTGGGTGAAGACAAGTGTTTCCTGGTCAATCTGAATGCTGATCCTGCCCTAAATGAGCTGCTGGTCTACTACCTGAAG GAGCACACGCGTGTGGGTGCAGACACGTCTCAGGACATCCAGCTCTTTGGGATCGGGATACAGCCAGAGCACTGCGTCCTGGAGCTGTGCCCAGATGGTGATGTCACCCTGATGCCAATAGGGAATGCCAG gacctgtGTGAATGGAACTATGATCGACTCATTAGTACACTTGTGGCATGGAGACCGTATCTTATGGGGAAATAATCACTTCTTCAG GATCAATCTGCCTAAACGAAAGCGGCGGGACCGTTTGAAGGAGCTGGAGAGAGCATCTCCCAGAGAGAGCTTTGTCGAGGCAGACATTGAGACAGCTAGCGAGGCCTCTTCTGAGCAAGACTACACTTATGAGTTTGCCCAGATGGAGGTCATAATGAAGACTCTTGGAAACAATG ACCCCATGCAGAATGTGGTGCAGGTGTTGGAGAAGCAGTATCTGGAGGAGAAGCGGACCGCCCTGGAAGAGCAAAGGATGATGTACGAAAGAGAGCTGGAGTCGCTGCGGCAACAGCTGTCTCCAGAGAAAACCTCACAGCATCACCGCAGCAGCAGCGACCGCCTCACGTTCTCAACGCACGCGCCGCACAGCAAGCTGCGACTGTGGACGGAGGAGCG GGATGAGCTTTTTCGCCAGAGCCTTTCCCGACTCAGAGAGCAGGTCGTCAAAGCCAACACTTTGGTGCGAGAAGCCAACTTTTTGGCAGAGGAGATGAACAAACTCACCGATTATCAGGTCACCCTTCAGATTCCTGCAGCCAACCTCAGCGCCAACCGTAAG CGTGGCGCTATCGTGAGCGAGCCAGCCATTCAGGTGCGGAGGAAAGGGAAGGGGACCCAGGTTTGGACCATTGAAAAGCTGGAGAACAAACTTGTAGACATGAGAGACCACTACAGAGACTGGAAAGAGGGCACAGAGGAAACG TATAACAAAGCAAGCAGTAAGCACTGTGATCCGTTCTACGAGGCGCAAGAGAACCACAACCTGATCGGAGTGGCCAACATTTTTCTCGAGTGCCTTTTCCATGATGTCAAGCTGCAGTACGCTGTCCCCATCATCAGCCAGCAGGGAGAG GTAGCAGGCAGGCTGCACGTTGAGCTGATGCGAGTGAGTGGAGCTGTACCAGAGCGCCTGTGTAGCGGGGACGACTCTTCGGAGAACTCCAGTGAAAATAGTTGCTACGAGGTCATGGACACCAACGGCGAGATCGTCCACATGGCCAAAAGGCTCACCTGCAGG GTGCGGATCAGGGATGCCACAGGACTGCCGCTCAACCTGTCCAACTTTGTCTTCTGTCAGTACACCTTCTGGGAGCATGGTGAGCCCACTGTGGCTCCTCCCATGGTCAGCCCAGACAGACCTTCCCCTCGAAGCCCAGATGCTCAGTTCACGGTCCAGTTTGATCACTGCAAG GACTACGTTGTGCATGTGACAGATGAGTTTTTAGAGTTTATATCAGATGGAGCGCTGGCCATAGAAGTGTGGGGTCACCGCTGTGCTGGGAATGGACGTTCTCTCTGGGAGTTGGATGCACTGGAAGCCAAGACCCAGACACTCCGGGACAG GTGGAGCGAAGTGTCTCGCCGGATCGAGCTGTGGATCGCCATCCAAGAGCTTAATGAGCAGGGAGAGTATGCATCTGTGGAGCTGCAACCTGGGAAAGACATCAGCACAGGAGGAGTCTTCCAACTCCGACAG GGTCACTCCAGGAGACTGCAGGTGTCCGTGAAACCGGTCCAGAACTCAGGCACTCTGCCCTTGCTGGTGGAGGCTGTGCTGTCTGTCTCTATTGGGTGTGTGTCAGCTCGCTCCACCAAACTACAGAGACCGCTGGACAGCTACCAG AGAGAGATGGAAGACGATATGGATAGTTATCAG GAAGAGGATCTCAACTGTGTTAGAGAGCGCTGGTCAGACGCACTAATCAAACGTCGGGAGTATCTTGACGAACAAATCAAGAAAATCATCAACAAACAGG AGAAGTCAGAGGAGGACATTGAGCGTGAAGCTCGGCTGGTGGAGCAGTGGGTCGGGCTGACTGAAGAGAGAAATGCAGTGCTGGTACCTGCACCTGGTAGTGGCATCCCGGGAGCTCCTGCAGACTG GACTCCACCTGCAGGAATGGAAGCTCACATTCCCGTACTCTTCCTGGATTTAAATG CGGATAATCTGACAGTAAACGAGCAGCTGACCGGCCCACATGCTGCAGGCGTTAACTCTATACTGCCCAAAGAGCACGGCAGCCAGTTCTTCTATCTACCTATCATTAGGCACAGTGATGAGGAG GTGTCAGCAGTGTGCTCCTGGGATTCATCCATTCATGATTCTGTTCACCTCAACCGGGTCACGTCGCCAAATGAACGCATCTACCTGATCATTAAAGCCACGGTGCAGCTCAGCCACCCTGCCTCCATGGAGCTGGTGCTCCGCAAGAGGATTGCTGTCAACATCTACAACAAACAG AGTTTCACTCAGAGCCTCAAGAGAAGAATGTCGCTAAAGAACATGCTTTACTCCTGCGGTGTGACTTATGAGATAGTTTCCAACATACCAAAG gcTTCGGAGGAGCCAGAGGAGAGGGAAACCTTGGCTCTCATGGCTGCTCGTGGGGACAGCGAGGAGACTCAGGATGGGGAAACTTACATAGAAAAATACACCCGGGGAGTTCTGGAGGTGGAGAACATCCTTAGCCTGGAGAGGCTACGACAG GCTGTGACAGTGAAGGAAGCACTCGCTGCTAAGGGGAGACACTTAAGGAGGAGTATCAGCACACCAAATGTACAGCAA TCTTTATGTAGTAAAACAGACCTGACTGGTTGTGAGGATGAAGACTGTAAG GATCACTGCGACCGTGTGGACAGCACCAACTGTAATCCACAGGACGGCTCCCTTTGTACCACACCCGTTAAAAAGGAGAGCTCAG GGTTGGTTCCAGAGAGTTCGACCTTTTTTATTGCCAGCCCCTTTAAAGTCCTCTCCCCACAACCTCCGAAATTCCTCAAGTCTCTTCTTCCTGTCAAAGAGGAAAACAAGGCCAAGAAAGTTCTTGAGGCCCGACCGCTGCTGGGACACGAG AGCATGCGCTCATGTGTGGACAGCCCTGCACTGCTCCCCCCTCCCTGTCCCTGGCGCCGACCCAGGGCAGGCAGCGAGGGCCACTGCAAGccttccacctccacctccacccccaCCTCCACTCCCACCAGCAGACAGCTCAGCCACACACTGCCACACACTGCT GACTCTGAAGACGAGGAGACGGATGTGCGCATGGCTCTAAGTCTAAATCGTGGCTCTCAGGACCAAAGCACCTTCCAGCCTTACATCCCAGAGGACTTTGCAAACTTTGAGATCTACAACGCCACTCTGGAGAGCCAGGAGGGGTTTCGCTCTGACTTGAAGGGGAGCCGGTGTGGAGGTGGGAGCAGCGAGAGAGAGGTGCCGCGAAGCCCCACGACCAGCAGTTGCACTAGTGGTTACTTTTCACACAGTGCCTCCAATGCCACGCTGTCTGACATGCCTTTCAGTGCCAGTGAGAGCTCTGACCATATCAGCTGCACCTCCAGAGATTCCCATGACCCTCTTGGCTGCCCTGTTGGAAGAGGCGGCACCCGAACCAAAAGTGTTTCTGCAGGGAGTGACGCTCAGCCACGACCTCTTTCGGCAGATGGGGTTCAGGACCTGCTCATCCATTCAGCCTCCTCACCTATCAGTATTCCTAATTGCACTGATAAGCCACAGTCATTCCCTTCGCCAAACAACTGTGTACTCAGTACCAGCCAGGAGTTTACTGACTTTAAAGGGGCTGATGACAGCGTTGGCGTAGCTGATTTGGAACATTTTACAGAGGgatgggaggaggaggggttggAGGTTTGtacaaacaagcagaagaaaacagacaatGTAGAAACACGTGACACTGACAATCAGCTCACCTCTGATGTCTCTGGTATTCTTAAGACGTCTCTTCCCGAAAAGACAATATGCAAATTTCCTAATTATGAAAACGCCGTTAGTGTAGCTGTGTCCCGCCCTAACACAACAGTGTTTTGCACTTCAGTCAGAGCCCCAGTCTCCACCTCAGCTCCATGTCCGGCCCAAATAAATCCTGCTGCATCGGTCCCACCTCCACAATCACCATCTCCACTCACACCGTTACCTACAGCCACATCTTCAGCTCCAACTCTGCGAGCAGGAGGAGAACCTCCCATTCAGGAGCCAGCCCAAGGGGATCTGCCCCATGGAAGTCCCTGTCCCAGTCCAAATCCCAGCAGCGCCGAGCCCTCTGGAGACTCCAGTGGGGATGAGAGCACTCCTGTGGCTCAGCTTCCTGACTGGATGGCACCTGGTGAACAGGTGTGGGTGGGGAAGAGGAGAGGAACGGTCCACTATGTGGGAGGGGTGGAGTTTGCCAAGGGGATCTGGATTGGTGTGAAGCTGGACATGGCAGTGG GTAAGCACAATGGGACAGTCCAGGGCAGGGTGTACTTCCGCTGCCCCCCAGGCCACGGCGTGTTTGTGAAGCCATCTCGTCTCACCAGAGGACCACCCTCCATGGACGCAGAACCACAGACTCTGATCAGATAG